The following proteins are co-located in the Bubalus bubalis isolate 160015118507 breed Murrah chromosome 21, NDDB_SH_1, whole genome shotgun sequence genome:
- the LOC112581190 gene encoding elongation factor 1-alpha 1-like: MGKEKTHIGHVDSGKSTTTGHLIYKCGGIDEGTIEKFEKEAAEMGKGSFKYAWVLDKFKAERERGITIDISLWKSETSKYYVTIIDAPGHRDFIKNLITGTSQADCAVLIVAAGVGEFEAGISKNGQTREHALLAYTLGVQQLIVGVNKMDSTEPPYSQKRYEEIVKEVSAYIKKIGYNPDTVAFVPISGWNGDNMLEPSANMPWFKGWKVTRKDGSASGTTLLEALDCILPPTRPTDKPLRLPLQDVYKIGGIGTVPVGRVETGALKPGMVVTFAPVNVTTEVKSVEMYHEALSEALPGDNVGFNVKNVSVTDVRRGSVAGDSKNDPPMEAACFTAQVIILNHPGQISAGYAPVLDCHTSHIACKFAELKEKIDRRSGKKLEDGPKFLKSGDAAIVDMVPGKPMCVESFSDYPPLGRFAVRDMRQTVAVGVIKAVDKKAAGAGKVTKSAQKAQKAK; the protein is encoded by the coding sequence atgggaaaggagaagaCGCACATTGGGCACGTAGATTCAGGGAAGTCTACCACGACTGGCCATCTGATCTACAAATGTGGCGGGATCGATGAGGGAACAATTGAAAAGTTCGAGAAGGAGGCTGCTGAGATGGGAAAGGGCTCCTTCAAATATGCCTGGGTCTTGGACAAATTTAAAGCTGAACGTGAGCGTGGTATCACCATTGATATCTCCCTGTGGAAATCTGAGACCAGCAAGTACTATGTTACCATCATTGATGCCCCAGGACACAGAGACTTCATCAAAAACCTGATTACAGGCACATCCCAGGCTGACTGTGCTGTCCTGATTGTTGCTGCTGGTGTTGGTGAATTTGAAGCCGGTATCTCCAAGAACGGGCAGACCCGTGAGCATGCCCTTCTGGCTTACACCCTGGGTGTGCAACAACTAATTGTTGGCGTTAACAAAATGgattccactgagccaccctATAGCCAGAAGAGATACGAAGAAATTGTTAAGGAAGTCAGCGCCTACATTAAGAAAATTGGCTACAACCCCGACACAGTAGCATTTGTGCCAATTTCTGGCTGGAATGGTGACAACATGCTGGAGCCAAGTGCTAACATGCCATGGTTCAAGGGATGGAAAGTCACCCGTAAGGACGGCAGTGCCAGTGGAACCACCCTGCTTGAAGCTCTGGATTGCATCCTGCCACCAACTCGCCCAACTGACAAACCCTTGCGTTTGCCTCTCCAGGATGTCTATAAAATTGGTGGTATTGGTACTGTCCCTGTGGGTCGTGTGGAGACTGGTGCTCTCAAACCTGGCATGGTGGTCACCTTTGCTCCAGTCAATGTAACAACTGAAGTGAAGTCTGTAGAAATGTACCATGAAGCATTGAGTGAAGCCCTTCCTGGGGACAATGTGGGCTTCAATGTCAAGAACGTGTCTGTCACAGATGTCCGTCGTGGCAGTGTGGCTGGTGACAGCAAAAATGATCCACCCATGGAAGCTGCTTGCTTCACAGCTCAGGTGATTATTTTGAACCATCCAGGCCAAATCAGTGCTGGATATGCACCTGTGCTGGATTGTCACACATCTCACATTGCTTGTAAATTTGCTGAGCTGAAGGAGAAGATTGATCGTCGTTCTGGGAAAAAGCTGGAAGATGGCCCTAAATTCTTGAAATCTGGTGACGCTGCCATCGTTGATATGGTTCCTGGCAAGCCCATGTGTGTCGAGAGCTTCTCTGATTATCCTCCCCTGGGCCGTTTTGCTGTGCGTGACATGAGACAGACAGTCGCTGTGGGTGTCATCAAAGCAGTGGACAAGAAGGCAGCTGGAGCTGGCAAGGTCACCAAGTCTGCCCAGAAAGCTCAGAAGGCTAAATGA